Within Cellulophaga sp. L1A9, the genomic segment ATTGGGGAGAAAACGATAATGGAAAAGGACACGTAGGATTCGTTGTTAATGTTGATGGCAATAGTGTTTACTTACTTGGAGGTAACCAAACAGGTGGCGACAAAAAAAACACAAAAGGAAAAGTTTGTATTGGGAAATATGATAAATCCGTAATAGACTATTTTAGAATCCCAACAAATTATGAACCAAAAGAAAATGATTATATATATGATGACATTAAGACAACATCTCAAGGCTTTGAATCTCTATCTACTACTCGTTAGTACTTTACTTTTAATTACATCTTGTAATAATAAAAAAAGTAATGACGAGAAAAGTAATTTGAGTTTGAATATAGAAAAAGAAGAAGCATATTCATACGATACAAACAACGTTTTTAAAGAGATTACTTTTCAAAATAACTCCAGAAAACTTACAGCAGTTTTTACAAAAAACACGAAAGGGGTTTTAGGAGATAATGGTTTTAAAAAAAACATTGAAGTATTAATATTGAATAAAGGTAATTTATTAGATAAATATAGTTTTAAAAATCAAAGTATTTTATGTGATTTAAAACTACCAATGGAAAACATTAAAGTTATAGATAGCGAGGGAAAGAAAAATCAATCTTTATTTTTCGCATTAATAGATAGTTGTGATGGAGAAGAGCCATATCAACTAAATATTAATATTTGGAATAATCAAAAGACAATCCACAAAATAGAAGTGCCTGTTTATTTTGAAAATTCAGAAGAAGAAATAAATTTTACAACTGATATTTCTGACATTGATTTTAAATCAGATAATATTAAAAAATTTACTTTTGAAATTATAGAACGTTTAGTTGATGTAAAATTTGATAAATACAATTTATCAAAAGCAACACCTATAGTTTCAAATTCAAAATGTTTTAATAAAATAGATATTAAAGCGATCAAAGATTTCGCGGAAAATGGTGAGGAAAAAGATATTTTTAATATCGATAATGACATAAATATAGATGTCATTTCGAATTATATAAAAGATGTAAAGTGTAAAAAAACAATTTCATTTAGTAATATTCTTGATTGTACAGACAATTTAAAATGTGAAATATATTGTTCTTTTAATAGAACCAGTGAAGAATTGGATGAAGGCGAACTAGGTGAAGAAATATTATATTTATATTTCAAAAAGCATCGAGGTAAAATATCTCTTTACAAATTAGAGTCTTCAGGTAGATAACACGATCGTACTAAAATCAATTTTATGGTTTTATGAGCGCTCGTTTGTAACGAGTGCCAAATTGAGTAAGGAACCTACTGGCGAATGTTTTTGTAATAAAGATTTTACTACGGAGGACTTGAAAAGAATTATTCGTGATGTACGTTACAATACTTTTTACAGGGATGCCAAAAACAGGAAACAACATATTTCCTTAATGCATAAAGACCATCAATTATTTCATGCTAGTAATGATATTCCATCATCAGATCAAAATAATTTTGATAGGCTTACGGAAATATTGAATACTTCGTTTGAGAAACGTGGCATTACCAAGTGTTCTCATAAAATACATTATTTAGCAAATATGTATGTAGAAACACAATATTTTTCAAAACTTGAAGAAGACGGTAATAATCATAGATATATGCCCTATAAAGGACGTGGTTTTATTCATATAACTTGGGATACGAATTATATAGCATATTCAGATGTACCTGGACATGAAAACATTTTTGGTGGAACTAATTATAAAAAAGTTACTAGTAGTTTAGAATTAGCTGCCGATACAGGTAGTTGGTTTTGGGAGACAAATAAAGTAAATGAATTTGCAAAAAAAGATGATATTTTTGGAACCTCTAAAACGATAAATGCTCCAAAGGCTACAAAAACACACCAAGTTAATGGGTACAAAATGCGTCGTGCTGCATGGATAAAGTTTAAAGAAGCTTTTAATAACTATCCTTATAACTGTGTTACCGATGCTAGTAAAAACCCACGTGAATATGGTGAAGGTGTACTAGAAGAAATGCGTAAATGGGCTGATGAGCATGTACAGTATACTATGGAAAGTTCTACACCTCTTAGAACTAAGTTTGACAAAGCTGCTTTAGAGAAGCTAGATTGTTCAGAGTTTGTGTGTAGATATTTACATAAATTAGGAATTACCGATACTGTAAAGCATGTTTCAACTGGAGATATGGTTACCCAGGAAAGCTTTAGAACAGCCCTAGGAAGTAATAATATTGACCATATAGACAATAGTGAAAAAAGTGACTTTATGCCTCAAAGAGGAGATATATTCGTTTGGAGAAAAATTGGTAGCGGTCACACAGGTATTGTTCATAGTATAGATGGTGATAATATTACAATTCTAGAATCTATTGGAATGAATGGTTCTTCGGATGAAAACTATAATAACGAAAATGAAGGCTATGAAGGATATAATTGTACCCGTACTTCTGTATATCAAAAAAATGGTGGAGCTTTAGCCAGTCATGCTGGTTGGAAAGGATATTTTAGACCTAAAAATTACGCAAAACAATTATAATGAAAAAATTTATATTATTTATATTACTATTTAGTATTTTGTCCTGTAAAGGACAAACAGAATCGAAAGAAGTAGTTTCATCATTTGAGTATTTATCAGAAGAAGTATTAAAAACAAAATCCAAAAAAGAATTACGTTTACTCCGTAACGAAGTTTTTGCAAGAAAAGGTTATGTTTTTAAAAGTGAGGATTTAAATACATATTTTAAAACTAAAGATTGGTATACTGCTGATGCTAGTGTAAAAGTTACTTTATCTGATGAAGAAAAAAGCTATATTGATAAAGTAAAAAGTATAGAAAGCCCTAATCAAAAAATAGATAAATGCTTAGATTATATTAATGAAAACATTAAAAAAGTTTATCCAATATCCCAAAGTGTAATGGAGAGCAATAAATGGGGTCTAAATATATATTTAGGTGATTATTATGAAAGTAACTATGATCGTATAAAGTCTGTGGTTCGTGAAGAAGGTATTCATTGTGTTGGATTTTACTTTTATAATATAAATTGTAATACTGAAACAGAAACAATTTTAGTCAAGGCTTACTGTAATGAACAACCTATTTTTCATATCCTAAGTATTAAAGGGAGTAAAATTATTAAAATAATAAAAGTAGTCGATTCATCGCTAAGAACTAGTGATTATGATAGTGTGACTAGTGGTTATCATGATATTGATTTTAAATTAGAGAAAGGTAAATTTGAAGTGTATAAAATCTATAAAATTTTGGACGAAGAAAATAGTACAGAACAAAACCGATATCCAGTTAAAGAAATTCGTAGAGAGCTAGTATCTAAATATAAACTTACTGAAAATGGTATAGTAGAATTTTAAGTAAAAACTTTTTTAAAAAAAACATAAAGCCACCCGATGGTACATAGCTTTTAAAATCCTCGCTAGCACTCGTTTGTAACGAGTGCCGTATTGAGTAAGAAAGCTGTTTGATGAATTACCGTAAATTTTATAGAGAAGAAGTAAAGGGTATTACTGATTTACATTTAAAACCAGGATTTTTAAAAGAATTTGGTTTTGATTATTGTAAAGATAATACTTTATCAAATAATGAAGGAAGTTGGCCAGTTAAAGAGTTTCATAATGGTCTTAAAAGAAGATTTGGAAGTCCTTTTGGCCCAAGATATGGAGGTCATCATAATGGAATTGATATAAATTTTGGTTCTGGATATGATTATTATGGTGCTCTTGTAATAGCTACCCATGATGGTATTATAACACAGGCAGAAGAGAATATACAAAATGGAGCAGGTAGGAGAATTTCTATAAAGTCTACGGATGGAGCTTTTGTAACAAAATATTTTCATTTAAGTGTTATTTTGATAGATAAAGGAGATAAGATTAAAAAAGGGCAAGTTATTGGTGAAATAGGTTCTCCCCCTAGCGCGACATATCCACAACCCTGGCGCACTTCTGTGAAGTGTGTCTAATTTTCTTTAATATTTGCAATGCAATTTCTTTAAACAATGTCTCAGAGATATAAAGTTATAGATAGTACCGTTCCAACATTTGTGACAATAACAATAATTGATTTGGGTAGATTTATTTATTCGACCAACCTATTTTAAAATATTAGATGATTCTCTAAATTATTGTATTGCAAACAAAGGGTTAACCGTACATGCGTACGTATATATGAGTAGTCATATACATCTTATCATTAGTTCTCAAGAAAACGGGTTACAGGACATTATTCGCGATTTAAAATAACACACCTCTAAGGAATTTATAAAAGCGATAAAAGAAACTGCAACACCTTTAAGGACTAAGTTCGATAAAGATGCATTAAGTAAATTATATTGTTCAGAATTTGTATGCCGTTACGTACATAAATTGGGCATTACTAATACGGTTAAACATATCTCAACAGGAATGATGATAACATAAGAAGATTTTAGAGAGTCATTAGGGAATAATAATATAGACCTTGTCGCGGGTAGTGAAAAATCTGACTTTATCCCACAAGCAGGAGATATATTCGTTTGGTCAAGAGCTCCTGGTGATGGTCATACAGGCGTTGTACACAATGTAGATGGTGACAAAATAACTATTTTAGAAGCTATTGGTAAAAATGG encodes:
- a CDS encoding CHAP domain-containing protein codes for the protein MSKEPTGECFCNKDFTTEDLKRIIRDVRYNTFYRDAKNRKQHISLMHKDHQLFHASNDIPSSDQNNFDRLTEILNTSFEKRGITKCSHKIHYLANMYVETQYFSKLEEDGNNHRYMPYKGRGFIHITWDTNYIAYSDVPGHENIFGGTNYKKVTSSLELAADTGSWFWETNKVNEFAKKDDIFGTSKTINAPKATKTHQVNGYKMRRAAWIKFKEAFNNYPYNCVTDASKNPREYGEGVLEEMRKWADEHVQYTMESSTPLRTKFDKAALEKLDCSEFVCRYLHKLGITDTVKHVSTGDMVTQESFRTALGSNNIDHIDNSEKSDFMPQRGDIFVWRKIGSGHTGIVHSIDGDNITILESIGMNGSSDENYNNENEGYEGYNCTRTSVYQKNGGALASHAGWKGYFRPKNYAKQL
- a CDS encoding YARHG domain-containing protein, with the protein product MKKFILFILLFSILSCKGQTESKEVVSSFEYLSEEVLKTKSKKELRLLRNEVFARKGYVFKSEDLNTYFKTKDWYTADASVKVTLSDEEKSYIDKVKSIESPNQKIDKCLDYINENIKKVYPISQSVMESNKWGLNIYLGDYYESNYDRIKSVVREEGIHCVGFYFYNINCNTETETILVKAYCNEQPIFHILSIKGSKIIKIIKVVDSSLRTSDYDSVTSGYHDIDFKLEKGKFEVYKIYKILDEENSTEQNRYPVKEIRRELVSKYKLTENGIVEF
- a CDS encoding M23 family metallopeptidase → MNYRKFYREEVKGITDLHLKPGFLKEFGFDYCKDNTLSNNEGSWPVKEFHNGLKRRFGSPFGPRYGGHHNGIDINFGSGYDYYGALVIATHDGIITQAEENIQNGAGRRISIKSTDGAFVTKYFHLSVILIDKGDKIKKGQVIGEIGSPPSATYPQPWRTSVKCV
- a CDS encoding CHAP domain-containing protein; the encoded protein is MDLVAGSEKSDFIPQAGDIFVWSRAPGDGHTGVVHNVDGDKITILEAIGKNGSSDEPYHINEGGYEGMHCSRTSYYRKDKKALAKHGGWKGYFRPENYTKQL